A window of Lagopus muta isolate bLagMut1 chromosome 16, bLagMut1 primary, whole genome shotgun sequence contains these coding sequences:
- the LOC125701229 gene encoding dynein light chain roadblock-type 1-like isoform X6, translating into MADVEETLKRIQSQKGVQGIIVVNSGGIPIRSTMDNTTTLQYAGLLQHFIVRARSIVRDIDPQNDLTFLRIRSKKNEIMVAPEKDYFLIAIQNTNE; encoded by the exons GCTGATGTAGAAGAAACGCTGAAGCGAATTCAGAGCCAGAAAGGAGTGCAAGGAATCATTGTTGTTAATTCTGGAG GTATTCCTATCAGAAGCACTATGGACAACACCACAACCCTTCAGTATGCTGGCCTACTGCAGCACTTCATCGTGAGGGCAAGGAGCATCGTGCGCGACATCGATCCCCAAAATGACCTCACCTTCCTGCGGATCCGctccaagaaaaatgaaatcatggtTGCTCCAG aaaAAGACTACTTCTTGATTGCCATCCAGAATACAAACGAATGA